GGCTACACGGTGGCCGACCTCGACAGCCTCAACGGGACGTACGTCAACGGCGAGCGGGTCAAGACCGCCGCGCTGGCCCCCGGCGACGAGATCCGCATCGGCCGCTACCTGTTGACCTTCGTCACCGGCTGACGCCCCCGACCGGGCTACAGCCAGCCGCGTCTGCGCAGGTACAGGTAGAGGCCGAGGGCGGACGCGGCGATGATGGCCGTGCTCAGGACGAAGCCCCACGTCTGGCCGTACCCCGGATAGGGCAGGTTCTGGCCGAAGTAGCCGGTCAGCGCGGTCGGCACCGCGATGACCGCGGCCCACGCGGCCAGCTTGCGGGTGGTGTCGTTGAGGACGTTGCCCTGCTCGGCGAGGTCGGCCTGCAGCACCCCCTCGATCCGGTCGCGCAGGTGCTCGACCTCGTCGACGGTGTGGCGGGCGTGGTCCTCGACGTCGCGGTAGTACGGCGCGACCCGCTCGTCGATCCGGCGGCCGTCCGTGCGCATCGCCTGGCTGACCAGGTCGGGCATCGGCGCGACCGGCCGGCGGACGGTGGCGACGAGCTTGCGGAGGGCCACCCCGCGCATCCGCACCGGCCGGGGCGCCGCACCCTCCTCGATCAGGGCGTCCTCGATGGCGTCCATGGCGCTGTCGAGGCGCTGCGCGGCGGCGAACTGGCCGTCGACGACGACCGAGAGCAGCCCGTACAGCAGGAAGGAGACGCCGCCCGCCCCGGTGAGCTCCGCGTCGGCGTCCCACCGCTGGACGAACGGCTTGGTGTCGCTGGGCGACTTGCGCACCGTGATCAGCGCGCGTTCGGTGACGAAGGCGCTGATCTCCTGCTTGTCGAGCCGGAGCCGGTCACCGGTGGCGGTGATCTCCAGGGCGTACACGTTGAGGAACACGTGCCCCGGGTACCGCTGCAGCTTGGGCGCCTCGTGGTCCTGCACCGCGTCCTCGATAGCGAGCGGGTGCAGGCGGAACGGCTCGGCCACCGCCTCCAGGTCGGCCATGTCGGGGTCGTCGAGGTCGAGCCAGAGCACGGCGTCGGGATGCGCCGCCAGCTTCTCGGCCGCCTCCCCGGCGGGAAAGCCCTCGGCGACGACCGTGCCGTTCTCGTAGAGGCGGGTCTGGGTGGGGCACGACGGAGCGTTCACCCCATAACGATGACTGCCCGCCGGCGGGCGGTGCCGTCAGGGGTGGTCCCAGGTCACCTCCGCCGCGCCGTCCACCCGGCTCGTGGCCAGCGAGACGCGCACCTCCACCCGCCCTGGCGTGCGGCAGGCCGCGCAGGCGCCGGCCAGCGTGGCGGCGTAGCCGTCCTCCGACGCCGCGTGGCGCTCGTCGTCGCGGTACCGCCAGGTCAGGGCCGCCGCGACGCGGTGCTGCACCCCGCAGGCGGCGCAGGGCACCCGCCACCCGGCGCGCTCGGGCCGCGCGCCCGCCGGTACCGCGACCGGGGTGCCCGGCCACAGCGCGGCCGAACCGCCGTCCGACAGGTGGACCACCAGCGGCGACCGGGCCGGGTCCTCGCCGTCGAGGAGCAGGTGGCGCAGCGGGCCTGGCGGCAGCGGCTCCAGCCCGGCCCGCAGCTGCGCGGCGGTGAACGCGTGCGCGAGGCGGGTCAGCTCGGCCGCCCAGCCGGCCGCGGTCCCGACCTGGGCGGAGGCGGCGGCGCGCACCCCTTCGTCCATCGCCTCGTGGAGGTCGCCCGGCAGGTCCGAAGTGGACACGGCCGCCCAACCGGCCACCTCGCGGCGCAGCCGCTCCCGCTGCG
This genomic stretch from Phytohabitans houttuyneae harbors:
- a CDS encoding magnesium transporter CorA family protein, with the translated sequence MNAPSCPTQTRLYENGTVVAEGFPAGEAAEKLAAHPDAVLWLDLDDPDMADLEAVAEPFRLHPLAIEDAVQDHEAPKLQRYPGHVFLNVYALEITATGDRLRLDKQEISAFVTERALITVRKSPSDTKPFVQRWDADAELTGAGGVSFLLYGLLSVVVDGQFAAAQRLDSAMDAIEDALIEEGAAPRPVRMRGVALRKLVATVRRPVAPMPDLVSQAMRTDGRRIDERVAPYYRDVEDHARHTVDEVEHLRDRIEGVLQADLAEQGNVLNDTTRKLAAWAAVIAVPTALTGYFGQNLPYPGYGQTWGFVLSTAIIAASALGLYLYLRRRGWL